CCTGTCGCGCCTGTGCGAACGAGGCGCCGTCGCGGGCGCACGGCTCGACCTCACGCTGCTCGTGCAATGCCTGAACGAGCCGGAGCTCCGTGTCATAACGCTGCTGCAGATCGGCCAGGGCAGACTTTGCGCTCGCGAGCGCTGCCTCGAGCGAGGCGCGGCGCGCCTGCGCGTTATCGATGCCTGCGCGTGCATCGTCTTCCAGCGTCGCATACTCCAGCTCGAGCGCCGACACGGCGGCCCGCGCCCGCTGCAGTTCCGCTGGCGGCGACTCCAGACCCATGCGTACGCGCGCGGCCGCCGTGTCGATCAGGTCGACTGCCTTGTCGGGTAGCTGCCGTGCGGGAATATAGCGACGCGACAGCCTCACCGCGGCGACGAGCGCCTCGTCGCGGATGTGGACGCGGTGATGTTGCGCGTAGCGGCTCCTGAGGCCTCGCAGCATCAGGCATGCCGCTTCATCGTCGGGCTCGTCGACCTTGATGATCTGGAAACGGCGCTCGAGCGCGGCGTCACGCTCGAAGAATTCCTTGTATTCGGACCACGTGGTGGCCGCGATCGTGCGCAGCTCGCCGCGCGCAAGCGCCGGCTTGAGCAGGTTCGCGGCATCCGCGCCGCCGGCGGCATTGCCCGCGCCGATCAGCGTGTGCGCTTCGTCGATGAAGAGCATGATCGGCACGGGCGAGGCCTGCACTTCGTCAATGACGTTCTTCAGGCGCTGCTCGAACTCCCCCTTCACGCCGGCGCCGGCCTGCAGCAGGCCCAGGTCGAGCGTCAGGATACGCACCTCGCGGATCACGTTCGGGACGTTGGCTTGCGCCACGCGCAACGCGAGACCTTCGACGAGCGCGGTTTTGCCCACGCCCGGTTCGCCGACGAGAATCGGATTGTTCTTGCGCCGGCGCGCGAGCACGTCGACCATCTGCTGGATCTCGCGATCGCGGCCGAAGACGGGATCGATGTCGCCGCGGCGCGCCTTGTCGGTCAGATCGATCGCGAAGCGCGCAAGCGCGTCGCCCTCGACGGTCCGCCGAGGCGCGGGCGTTCGAGCGCCGTCGCTCGCGGCGGCTGCCGGCCGGACTTCACCAGCCGCGGCGAGCGCCTCGGCATCCGCTCCAGCTTCCACGCGCTCCGGCTGGCTTTCGCACGACCGATGACCGAGACGCGGTAGCAGCCGCTGGATCTGCGTGCTGCTGATCGACAGCAGCGGCCAGGCATGCTGCGCGCGCAGCACGTGCGGCGCGTCGGCGATGGCCTGCAGCAAGTGGCCAGACCGGATGGCCTGCTCGTCGATCTCCGACGTGGCGTGAAGCCACGCGTCGTGAAGCACGGCCGCCAGCTGCGGCGAGAGCGCCGGCTTGCCCCGCAGGAGGCGGGGCTGGCGTTCGATCGCGGCAATCAACGCGTCCCAGACGGCATCGATGCCGATCCGGTAATGCAGCAGGATCGCCGGAATATCGCCGTCGCCGGCCTCGATCAGTTTCAACAGCCAGTGCTCAACCGTAATTTCGTCCGAGAGCCTCCCCTGGCAAAGACTGGCGGCCGCCTCGAGCGCCTTCGCGCAGTGCGGGTTGAGTCGGCGCAGCAGATGGGTCGTATCGCGCAGGGTCATGACGGAAGCCGGGTCGCAAAAGAGAGCGGGCGACAGTCTGGGCGCCCGCTTCGAGGTGGAAAAAGACTAGCCCGGACCACGGGCTGGTAAAGGGACCGGCCGCCGCAGCGCGCCGGTCCCACCACACGGTGCCGCTATCAGGAACGCTCGTTCCAGGTGTCCTTGTGGATGATGTTGCCGTCCTTGTACGACCAGGTGATCGTCTCGTAGCGCAGTTCGACGTTTTCGAGGTGGTTGTGTTTCTCGTAGTCCGGGTTCTTGATGTCGTACATCACCGGGTTGACGGCCACGATCTTGACGTTGTCGAGCTTCGTGTTGAAGTACTCCTTCTCCTTGCCCGCGTCGTCGATCTTGTACCACTTGATTTCGACCGACTTCAACGTCTGGCCGCTCGTCACGGCCTTGTACAGGTATGGCGTCGACGCGTCCGTTTCCTTCGTGAGCGTAATCGGCTTGTGTACACGCGTACCGGTGAGCTTGCCCGTGTTGCCGTCGGTCGGGATGTGCACGCCGTGATTGAACGCGACGAGCTCGACGCTGCCTTCTCGGCCCTGAACCGTCACCGAACCCTTGATGTCGGCACCGCCATCGTCCTTGAGCCACATATAGGCCGGAATTGCCATTGCTTCACTCCTTTTCATGTACTGCGACAACCGCCCGGAGCCAGCCCCCGAGCTTCGGAATCCCGAAGCGCGCGCTTCGGGGCTAAAGCCTGTTCCTTCATTTCCCGGCGCCGTCCTTCGGAATCTCCGGGACCAGCGTGATTTCCACGCGCCGGTTCCTGGCGCGTCCTTCCGGCGTGTCGTTGCTCGCGATCGGTCGCGTGTCGCCGTAGCCCTGGATGGCAAACTGCGTGGTCGGGATGCCCGAGGCCTCGATCAGCCAGTCGCGCACCGCCCGCGCGCGTGCCGTCGACAGCTTCAGGTTGCGGTTCGGATTGCCCGAGTTGTCGGTGTATCCGGCCACGAGAATCCGTTTATCCGGATGCGCCTTGATCATTTCGAGCGCACCGACCATCGCTCGTGTCGAACCCGGTTTCAGTTGCGAGCGGCCGCTGTCGAACAGCGACATGCTGTCGAGCGTGACGACCGCGGGCGGCGGAGGCGGGGGCACGTAGGAGGCGATCGCATCGTTGAGCGCCGGCATCAGCCGGGCGCCCCGGTACATGCCGAACGACAGGCGAAGCGGTACGCCGGTGCGTGCATATCGGTCGAGTTGATCCCGATCCGCGATCAGCGCCTCCAACGCGTCGCGCTTCGCGGCGTCGTGCGCGGGCGGGACCGTTGAATAGCGTCCGAGGTCGGCGCCGATACGGTTTAGTAACGCCTCGTTGTTTTTCGCCGACGCCCAGAACGCCACGGCGGCCGCACACGCGGCAAGCGCGAGCGCATGGGCGAAGGCCGTCATGCGCGGCGACACCCACAGCCGGCGTGGCATCGCCGCGAGCAAGGGCTGCGGGAATGGCCATGGCAGCGCCGAAGCCTCGGCATCGGCGGGCTCGACCCGGGTCTGCATCTCGACGTCGCGTTGCCATGGATTCCCCGTGCCCCGATCGACCGACATGCCCACGGCGTTCGCGGGTCCGCAGTCAATCCAGCCGGCACCGAACAGTGCCCAGGGCGCGGCCGGCTGCTGCCGGTCCGTCAGCGCACCGATCACGACGCGCTGCGTCCATCCAACGATTGACGCCAGGGCGGCTGCGCGGGTAGCGGCTAGCCGGTCGCCCGACGCGTGCTGGACCGCCTCTTCGGCGGCACGGATCACCGGCTCGAAGCGCTCGGCGTCGACCAGGCGCGTCGCCGAGGAAACGCCATACCATTGCGATGCCGCGCGATTCGCGCTGGCCGCGGCCGCCAAACCGGGGATCGCATGCGGAACGTCGGAACCTTCTCCAGCCGTCAGCCGCTGATAGACAGCGACGTAGCCGGGCAGACGCGCGCCCAGCGTTCGCGCCGCGTCGGCGACCGCCTGACGGACCAATCGCAGTTTCTGCGTCAGGACGTCCGGCCCCGCGTGCAGAGCCGGCGCCACACAAAGCACGACGCCATCGGGCACGCGACCGTCGCGCCACTGCCGGACCGCGACGGCGAGGCGCGGCAGATCCTGAGGACGATCGACGCGCAGCCAGATCGCCCCATCGCCGACATGCGCGAAGCGTTCCGCTTCGGTGAGGTTGAACAAGGCAGGCAAGCCATCGCCGGTGATCAGGACAAGCGGCATGCGTATGCGCAGCCTGACGGGAATATCCGCAGTCGCTGCGCCGAGCGCGGCAAGCACGTGCGCGCTCTGCTCGCGTGCGCGCGACAGCCGGCGGGTGAACCACCCCGTCAGCGCGAGCACGACGATGCCGATGACCGCGGTGAGCGCCCAGATCGCGCCACGGCCGAGCGGCAGCACGAGCCAGACCACCGCGAGCGCGAGCGCAGCGGCGAACACGATCATCATCCGAAACGGATAACCGAGCCCTTCGTGTCCGTCATCAGGATCGCGCGCCGGCGTGGCGGGCAGAACCGGCAGGTCGGGCTTCACGGCTGGCCACCCTTTACCGGCAGCAGATGCGCGATCTGCACATCGAGCGCCGCTGCCCAGACCATCCAGACGATTAGCGCGACGACGCAGGCCAGACCTGCTATTGCCCACGGCGAAAGCCAGTAGAACCAGTCGGAGAGCCGTCTTCCCGCGCGGTCGGTCATGAAGGGCCGCGCCGACGAAGGCCGAAGCGTCTCCAACTGGGTGTTCAGTGATGTGACCAGCGCCGTGCGCTTCGCTTCGCCTTCGCGGGCATAGCGTCCCACGAATCCCATGCCGAGGATCGCCGAGTAACACTCGAGCAGGTCGAGGTTGGGTGAGGCTTCGCGCATACGCGCTTCCAGACGTTCGATTACGCGTTCGCCTGCATCATGCAGGTTGAACTGTTCGACCTGTAAAGGCTTCAATTGCCAGGCCGCGCGGCTTTCGGCCGGCAAATAGCGCAGTGCGGTCTCGTCTAGCAGGCCACACTGTGCGATAAGTGCATCCTGTCGGACGTCGTCCGGATAGCCGCGTCGCGCCAACGCGTCCGAAAAATTCGTGATGAGCTGCCGGCAACGTTCCCGGAGCCCGGCAGCGTCCTGAACCCGGCCTCCAGGCGCAAGTGTCGTCACGAGAAGGCCCGTATCGCGCAGCAAGTCACGCATACCTGCGCCAGACACACGGCTGGAGCCAGGCAGATCGTCCATCGGGGTGACGTCGTTATGATCTGGCGTCAGGGTGTTCATGAGCGCAGCACCGCGTAAAGTTCAAGCGAGGCGTCGGGTACGGACGCGGGAAGATAGATCTGGCAGGCCCGCGCGGCGAGCATCTCCGCGTGCGCAGCGCTGGTCGAATCCAGTGCGAAATACTGGTTGTCAAGGCGCACGGGAATCGCGGCCGGCACGCGCTGCACCGCCTTCAGCGGAATTCCCAGCAGCGCCGAGTTGATGATGCGCTCGACGTCGTCTGGCGCGCCGATCTTGCACAGCCGCGGGAACTGCTCGACCAGCTC
The window above is part of the Burkholderia glumae LMG 2196 = ATCC 33617 genome. Proteins encoded here:
- the tssH gene encoding type VI secretion system ATPase TssH; the encoded protein is MTLRDTTHLLRRLNPHCAKALEAAASLCQGRLSDEITVEHWLLKLIEAGDGDIPAILLHYRIGIDAVWDALIAAIERQPRLLRGKPALSPQLAAVLHDAWLHATSEIDEQAIRSGHLLQAIADAPHVLRAQHAWPLLSISSTQIQRLLPRLGHRSCESQPERVEAGADAEALAAAGEVRPAAAASDGARTPAPRRTVEGDALARFAIDLTDKARRGDIDPVFGRDREIQQMVDVLARRRKNNPILVGEPGVGKTALVEGLALRVAQANVPNVIREVRILTLDLGLLQAGAGVKGEFEQRLKNVIDEVQASPVPIMLFIDEAHTLIGAGNAAGGADAANLLKPALARGELRTIAATTWSEYKEFFERDAALERRFQIIKVDEPDDEAACLMLRGLRSRYAQHHRVHIRDEALVAAVRLSRRYIPARQLPDKAVDLIDTAAARVRMGLESPPAELQRARAAVSALELEYATLEDDARAGIDNAQARRASLEAALASAKSALADLQQRYDTELRLVQALHEQREVEPCARDGASFAQARQALAGAQGKTPLIFADVDAQAIARVVAEWTGVPVGNLVEDELQGLLALEAQLARRVVAQDDALAALAESLRTAKAGLRNEHAPLGVFLLAGPSGVGKTETALALADLLFGGEAALTTINMSEYQESHTVSQLKGSPPGYVGYGRGGILTEAVRQRPYSVVLLDEVEKAHRDVLDIFYQVFDRGTMRDGEGREIDFRNCVILMTSNLGSAQIDEAITDNPGIAQAALLDAIHPQLVAHFQPALLARFQTLVYRPLDASALASIMRLKLAKLAGRLRRQHDVELRCDESLIGAMAELCLARESGARSVDAFLDQRILPTVSRELLTRMASGLAPAKIALSSSAEGNLTIDFVDRGEPVDAAASEPSGA
- a CDS encoding Hcp family type VI secretion system effector; protein product: MAIPAYMWLKDDGGADIKGSVTVQGREGSVELVAFNHGVHIPTDGNTGKLTGTRVHKPITLTKETDASTPYLYKAVTSGQTLKSVEIKWYKIDDAGKEKEYFNTKLDNVKIVAVNPVMYDIKNPDYEKHNHLENVELRYETITWSYKDGNIIHKDTWNERS
- a CDS encoding OmpA family protein: MKPDLPVLPATPARDPDDGHEGLGYPFRMMIVFAAALALAVVWLVLPLGRGAIWALTAVIGIVVLALTGWFTRRLSRAREQSAHVLAALGAATADIPVRLRIRMPLVLITGDGLPALFNLTEAERFAHVGDGAIWLRVDRPQDLPRLAVAVRQWRDGRVPDGVVLCVAPALHAGPDVLTQKLRLVRQAVADAARTLGARLPGYVAVYQRLTAGEGSDVPHAIPGLAAAASANRAASQWYGVSSATRLVDAERFEPVIRAAEEAVQHASGDRLAATRAAALASIVGWTQRVVIGALTDRQQPAAPWALFGAGWIDCGPANAVGMSVDRGTGNPWQRDVEMQTRVEPADAEASALPWPFPQPLLAAMPRRLWVSPRMTAFAHALALAACAAAVAFWASAKNNEALLNRIGADLGRYSTVPPAHDAAKRDALEALIADRDQLDRYARTGVPLRLSFGMYRGARLMPALNDAIASYVPPPPPPAVVTLDSMSLFDSGRSQLKPGSTRAMVGALEMIKAHPDKRILVAGYTDNSGNPNRNLKLSTARARAVRDWLIEASGIPTTQFAIQGYGDTRPIASNDTPEGRARNRRVEITLVPEIPKDGAGK
- a CDS encoding DotU family type IV/VI secretion system protein is translated as MNTLTPDHNDVTPMDDLPGSSRVSGAGMRDLLRDTGLLVTTLAPGGRVQDAAGLRERCRQLITNFSDALARRGYPDDVRQDALIAQCGLLDETALRYLPAESRAAWQLKPLQVEQFNLHDAGERVIERLEARMREASPNLDLLECYSAILGMGFVGRYAREGEAKRTALVTSLNTQLETLRPSSARPFMTDRAGRRLSDWFYWLSPWAIAGLACVVALIVWMVWAAALDVQIAHLLPVKGGQP